In a genomic window of Mycolicibacterium neoaurum VKM Ac-1815D:
- a CDS encoding nucleoside deaminase, whose translation MSSDSELIRQALEAARLAGPDDIPIGAVVFGPDGTELARAANAREVLRDPTAHAEILAMRAAAQVLGDGWRLTDCTLAVTVEPCTMCAGALVMARVGRLVFGAWEPKTGAVGSLWDVVRDRRLTHRPQVRGGLLERECAAPLEEFFARHR comes from the coding sequence GTGAGCTCCGACAGCGAGCTGATCCGGCAGGCGCTGGAGGCGGCCCGGCTGGCCGGGCCCGACGATATCCCGATCGGTGCGGTGGTGTTCGGACCCGACGGGACGGAGTTGGCCCGCGCGGCCAATGCGCGGGAGGTCCTGCGTGATCCCACCGCGCACGCCGAGATCCTGGCGATGCGTGCGGCTGCTCAGGTGTTGGGCGACGGCTGGCGGCTGACCGACTGCACCCTGGCGGTCACGGTGGAGCCGTGCACGATGTGCGCGGGCGCGCTGGTGATGGCGCGGGTCGGCCGGCTGGTGTTCGGGGCGTGGGAGCCCAAGACGGGCGCAGTGGGGTCGCTGTGGGATGTGGTGCGCGACCGGCGACTGACGCACCGCCCGCAGGTGCGCGGCGGGCTGCTGGAACGCGAATGCGCCGCACCGCTGGAGGAGTTCTTCGCGCGGCATCGTTGA
- a CDS encoding tRNA adenosine deaminase-associated protein, whose translation MGAQRATAQQAADLPGGFAVAVVREDGKWRCTALRRAALNSLSAAETELRELRSAGAVFGLLDVDEEFLIILRPAPAGTRLLLSDATAALDYDIAAEVLDTLDSDFDDEDLEDTDPFEEGDLGLLADIGLPEGVLGVIIADEESEIEEQITAIAERMGFADELSAVLDKLGR comes from the coding sequence ATGGGAGCACAGCGGGCCACCGCACAACAGGCTGCCGACCTGCCCGGTGGATTCGCCGTCGCGGTCGTCCGCGAGGACGGCAAGTGGCGGTGTACCGCCCTGCGTCGGGCGGCGTTGAACAGCCTGTCGGCGGCCGAGACCGAGTTGCGTGAGCTGCGTAGTGCCGGTGCGGTGTTCGGTCTGCTGGACGTCGACGAGGAGTTCCTGATCATCCTGCGCCCGGCCCCGGCAGGTACCCGGCTGCTGCTCTCCGATGCGACCGCTGCGCTGGACTACGACATCGCCGCCGAGGTGCTCGACACGCTCGATTCCGATTTCGATGACGAGGACCTGGAAGACACCGACCCGTTCGAGGAGGGCGACCTCGGGCTGCTTGCCGATATCGGCCTGCCCGAGGGGGTGCTCGGGGTGATCATCGCCGACGAAGAATCCGAGATCGAGGAGCAGATCACGGCGATCGCCGAGCGGATGGGCTTCGCCGACGAACTGTCCGCGGTGCTGGACAAACTGGGTCGGTGA
- a CDS encoding prephenate dehydrogenase — MCQPRAVTDTPVCVLGLGLIGGSVMRAATAAGRTVFGYNRSVDGVSAAQADGFDATAALDQALTRAADTEALIVLAVPMPALAGMLEHIRTVAPRCALTDVISVKGAVLAAVEKAGLRSRFVGGHPMTGTAHSGWSAGDAGLFVDAPWVISVDDDVDPTVFAQVMRLALDCGAVVVPARSDEHDAAAAAISHLPHLLAETLAVTAADVPLAFALAAGSFRDGTRVAATAPDLVRAMCEANADHLATGLDRAIELLTDARDHLLTHTSVAALVESGHAARVRYESFRRPDILHVTIGAAQWRDELAAAGRAGGVIRSALPVLGSPG; from the coding sequence ATGTGCCAACCTAGAGCGGTGACCGACACACCGGTATGCGTGCTGGGCCTTGGACTGATCGGCGGCTCGGTGATGCGGGCCGCCACGGCAGCGGGTCGCACCGTGTTCGGCTACAACCGATCGGTCGACGGGGTGAGCGCCGCACAGGCCGATGGATTCGACGCCACCGCCGCCCTCGATCAGGCGCTGACGCGTGCCGCGGACACCGAGGCGCTGATCGTGCTGGCGGTGCCGATGCCGGCACTGGCCGGCATGCTCGAACACATCCGCACCGTCGCCCCGCGTTGCGCGCTGACCGATGTGATCAGCGTCAAGGGCGCGGTGCTGGCCGCGGTGGAAAAGGCCGGTCTGCGATCACGCTTCGTGGGTGGGCACCCGATGACCGGCACCGCACACTCGGGCTGGTCTGCCGGTGACGCGGGCCTGTTCGTCGACGCCCCGTGGGTGATCAGCGTCGACGACGACGTCGACCCGACCGTCTTCGCTCAGGTCATGCGGCTGGCCCTGGACTGCGGTGCCGTGGTGGTGCCCGCGCGCTCCGATGAGCACGACGCCGCCGCGGCCGCGATCTCGCACCTGCCGCATCTGCTGGCCGAGACGCTGGCCGTGACCGCAGCCGATGTCCCGCTGGCGTTCGCGCTGGCCGCCGGTTCGTTCCGGGACGGCACCCGGGTCGCGGCGACCGCACCCGATCTGGTGCGCGCCATGTGCGAGGCCAACGCCGACCACTTGGCGACCGGCCTGGATCGGGCCATCGAATTGCTCACCGACGCTCGCGACCACCTGCTCACCCACACCTCGGTGGCCGCGCTGGTCGAGTCCGGACACGCCGCCCGGGTTCGCTACGAAAGCTTCCGCAGGCCCGACATCCTGCACGTCACCATCGGCGCCGCGCAGTGGCGGGACGAACTGGCTGCCGCCGGGCGAGCCGGCGGGGTGATCAGATCCGCGCTGCCAGTCCTGGGTAGTCCAGGATGA
- a CDS encoding putative glycolipid-binding domain-containing protein, giving the protein MRVTEPAEAWPAILTWRAHDVPRMESVRIQLSGNRIKAYGRIVSAATSTDPAFSASYDLVTDEVGATKRLSLTMTLAERERQLSIARDEEGMWLVRDHQNQTSRAAFDGALDVDVVFSPFFNALPIRRNELHKGGGPESLTLPVVYVRLPELSVELENITYTREADGFGLKSPVAETVVTVDDDGFILDYPGLAARI; this is encoded by the coding sequence ATGAGGGTGACTGAACCAGCCGAAGCGTGGCCCGCGATCCTGACCTGGCGAGCACACGATGTGCCGAGGATGGAGTCGGTGCGGATACAGCTTTCCGGTAATCGAATCAAGGCGTACGGCCGCATCGTGTCGGCCGCCACCTCGACCGATCCCGCCTTCAGCGCCTCCTATGACCTGGTCACCGACGAAGTAGGCGCCACCAAACGGTTGTCGCTGACGATGACGCTGGCCGAGCGGGAGCGCCAGCTTTCCATCGCCCGCGACGAAGAGGGCATGTGGCTGGTCCGCGATCACCAGAACCAGACCAGCCGCGCCGCGTTCGACGGAGCGCTCGATGTGGATGTGGTGTTCAGCCCGTTCTTCAACGCACTGCCGATCCGGCGCAACGAACTGCACAAGGGTGGTGGACCCGAGTCGCTGACGCTGCCGGTGGTCTATGTGCGGTTGCCCGAGCTCAGTGTCGAGCTGGAGAACATCACCTACACCCGCGAGGCCGACGGGTTCGGGCTGAAGTCGCCGGTCGCCGAGACCGTCGTCACTGTCGACGACGACGGATTCATCCTGGACTACCCAGGACTGGCAGCGCGGATCTGA
- a CDS encoding ABC transporter permease, whose product MNFLHEALAFIFTAQNWTGPAGLGIRIVEHLQYTGIAVVFSALIAVPIGLIIGHTGRGTFLVVTGVNALRALPTLGVLLLGVLLWGLGLIPPTVALMLLGIPPLLAGTYSGIAAVEPSVVDAARAMGMTERQVLFRVEVPNALPLIVGGLRTATLQIVATATVAAYASLGGLGRYLIDGIKVREFYLALVGALMVTLLALMLDALLAAAVWLSQPGAARFTRSSDLPQPLLDDEVALESANVATEPGGRRIRYEGD is encoded by the coding sequence ATGAACTTCCTGCACGAGGCGCTGGCGTTCATCTTCACGGCGCAGAACTGGACGGGGCCTGCCGGCCTCGGCATCCGGATCGTCGAGCACCTGCAGTACACCGGTATCGCGGTGGTGTTCTCGGCGTTGATCGCGGTACCGATCGGTCTGATCATCGGGCATACCGGGCGTGGAACCTTCCTGGTCGTCACCGGAGTCAACGCGTTGCGCGCCCTGCCCACCCTCGGTGTGCTGCTGCTCGGGGTGCTGTTGTGGGGGCTCGGGCTCATCCCGCCGACGGTCGCGCTGATGTTGTTGGGGATCCCGCCGCTGCTGGCGGGCACGTACTCGGGGATCGCGGCCGTCGAACCGTCGGTGGTCGACGCCGCCCGGGCGATGGGGATGACCGAACGCCAGGTGCTGTTCCGGGTCGAGGTGCCCAACGCGCTGCCGCTCATCGTCGGGGGACTGCGGACCGCGACGCTGCAGATCGTGGCGACCGCTACGGTGGCCGCCTACGCCAGCCTCGGCGGCCTCGGCCGGTACCTGATCGACGGGATCAAGGTACGAGAGTTCTATCTCGCCTTGGTGGGTGCGTTGATGGTCACCTTGCTGGCCCTGATGCTCGATGCGCTGCTGGCCGCCGCGGTGTGGTTGTCCCAACCCGGCGCCGCCCGTTTCACGAGGTCGAGTGATCTGCCGCAACCGCTGCTCGACGACGAGGTGGCGTTGGAATCGGCCAACGTGGCTACGGAGCCCGGGGGCCGTCGCATACGGTATGAGGGTGACTGA
- a CDS encoding ABC transporter permease, with amino-acid sequence MQYLLTHLDNAWTLTLIHLRLSLVPIVLGLLIAVPLGALVQRTTVLRRVSTITASIIFTIPSLALFVVLPLIIPTRILDEANVIVALTLYTTALLVRAVPEALDAVPPAVRDAATAVGYRPFTRVVKVELPLSIPILVASLRVVAVTNISMVSVGSVIGIGGLGTWFTEGYQANKSGQIIAGIIAIFVLAVVVDTLILLAGKAITPWTRAKAGAV; translated from the coding sequence ATGCAGTATCTGCTGACCCACCTCGACAACGCGTGGACGCTGACTCTCATCCACCTGCGGCTGTCACTGGTGCCGATCGTCCTCGGCCTGCTGATCGCGGTTCCCCTCGGTGCGCTGGTGCAGCGGACCACGGTGCTGCGGCGGGTCAGCACGATCACCGCCAGCATCATCTTCACCATTCCCTCGCTGGCGCTGTTCGTCGTGCTTCCGCTGATCATCCCGACCCGCATCCTCGATGAGGCCAACGTCATCGTGGCGCTCACCCTCTACACGACCGCACTGCTGGTCCGGGCGGTGCCCGAGGCGCTGGATGCCGTCCCGCCCGCGGTGCGCGACGCGGCCACCGCCGTCGGCTACCGACCCTTCACCCGGGTTGTGAAAGTGGAATTGCCGCTGTCCATTCCGATTCTGGTGGCGAGCCTGCGGGTCGTCGCGGTGACCAACATCTCGATGGTGTCGGTGGGTTCGGTGATCGGCATCGGCGGATTGGGCACCTGGTTCACCGAGGGTTACCAGGCCAACAAGAGCGGCCAGATCATCGCGGGCATCATCGCCATCTTCGTCCTGGCGGTGGTTGTCGACACGCTGATTCTGTTGGCAGGCAAGGCGATCACACCGTGGACCCGAGCGAAGGCCGGTGCGGTATGA
- a CDS encoding ABC transporter ATP-binding protein, with product MITFTSVTKTYADGTVAVDDLTLDIPEGTLAAFVGPSGCGKTTSMRMINRMIDPTSGTLTVNGEDVTKVDPVKLRLGIGYVIQSAGLMPHQRVVDNVACVPVLKGQSRREARKAALGVLERVGLDPTLAQRYPAQLSGGQQQRVGVARALAADPPILLMDEPFSAVDPVVREELQTEILRLQSELRKTIVFVTHDIDEALKLGEKVAVFGRGGVLQQFDPPQRLLSNPANDFVAGFVGADRGYRGLQFLRHSGLPLHDIQHVGEPGIDALELTPGQWALVTKPGGEPYGWINAEGVALHRGGSSLYDSTIAGGSLFRPDGTLRLALDAALSSPAGLGVAVDGNDQVLGGIRAEDVLAAIDDERKRRTG from the coding sequence ATGATCACCTTCACCTCCGTCACCAAGACTTACGCCGATGGCACCGTTGCGGTCGATGACCTGACCCTCGACATCCCCGAGGGCACGCTCGCCGCGTTCGTCGGACCCTCCGGGTGCGGCAAGACCACCTCCATGCGGATGATCAATCGGATGATCGATCCCACCTCCGGCACGCTCACGGTCAACGGGGAAGACGTCACCAAGGTCGATCCGGTGAAGTTGCGACTGGGTATCGGCTACGTCATCCAGAGCGCCGGGCTGATGCCGCACCAGCGGGTGGTGGACAACGTCGCATGCGTCCCGGTGCTCAAGGGACAGTCGCGACGCGAGGCGCGCAAGGCCGCGCTGGGCGTACTGGAACGTGTCGGGCTGGATCCCACACTGGCGCAACGCTACCCGGCGCAGCTTTCCGGTGGTCAACAGCAGCGGGTGGGGGTGGCCCGGGCGCTGGCCGCGGACCCGCCCATCCTGCTGATGGACGAACCGTTCAGCGCGGTGGACCCCGTCGTGCGTGAGGAATTGCAGACCGAGATCCTGCGGCTGCAGAGCGAACTGCGCAAGACCATCGTCTTCGTCACCCACGATATCGACGAGGCGCTCAAGCTGGGGGAGAAGGTCGCGGTGTTCGGCCGCGGTGGGGTTCTGCAGCAGTTCGATCCGCCGCAGCGCCTGTTGTCCAATCCGGCAAACGATTTCGTCGCCGGATTCGTCGGCGCCGACCGCGGCTACCGCGGTCTGCAGTTCCTGCGCCACAGTGGCCTGCCGCTGCACGACATCCAGCATGTCGGCGAACCGGGTATCGACGCACTCGAACTCACACCGGGCCAATGGGCGCTGGTCACCAAACCGGGTGGCGAGCCGTACGGCTGGATCAACGCCGAGGGGGTGGCCCTGCACCGCGGTGGGAGTTCGCTCTATGACAGCACCATCGCCGGCGGCTCGCTGTTCCGGCCGGACGGCACGCTGCGGCTGGCGCTGGACGCGGCGCTGTCGTCACCGGCGGGCCTCGGTGTCGCCGTGGACGGCAACGACCAGGTGCTCGGCGGGATCCGCGCCGAGGATGTTCTGGCCGCCATCGACGATGAGCGCAAGCGGCGGACCGGGTAG
- a CDS encoding ABC transporter substrate-binding protein yields the protein MRCRKRFAVFTAALLTLVSAGCGSSNPLGGGEISGDLKTIAVGSADFTESKIIAEIYAQALEANGFNISRQFGIGSRETYIPAVQDHSIDLIPEYTGNLLQYFDKEATATTSDEVLLGLLRALPGDLAILYPSPAEDKDTLAVSETTAREWNLKTIADLAARSPEVKVGGPSEFQTRQTGLVGLQQKYGLDIAPANFIAISDGGGPATVQALSNGTVTAANIFSTSPAIEKNNLVVLEDPENVFLAANVVPLVASQKMSNELKTVLDAVSAKLTTEALIELNGSVEGNSGVDPDEAAQKWIADNGFDQPLPGK from the coding sequence ATGCGCTGCAGGAAACGGTTCGCTGTCTTCACCGCAGCATTGCTCACCCTGGTGAGTGCGGGCTGCGGGAGTTCCAATCCGCTCGGCGGCGGAGAGATATCGGGGGACCTGAAAACCATCGCGGTCGGTTCGGCCGACTTCACCGAGTCGAAGATCATCGCCGAGATATACGCACAGGCGCTGGAGGCCAACGGCTTCAACATCAGTCGGCAATTCGGCATCGGCAGCAGGGAGACCTACATCCCGGCCGTGCAGGACCATTCGATCGATCTGATCCCGGAGTACACCGGTAATCTGCTGCAGTACTTCGACAAGGAGGCGACCGCGACCACCTCCGATGAGGTGCTGTTGGGTCTGTTGCGCGCCCTTCCCGGTGATCTTGCGATCCTGTATCCCTCGCCGGCCGAGGACAAGGACACCCTCGCGGTGTCCGAGACCACCGCCAGGGAATGGAATCTCAAGACCATCGCCGATCTGGCCGCCCGCTCGCCCGAGGTGAAAGTCGGTGGGCCGTCGGAGTTTCAGACCCGCCAGACCGGTCTGGTGGGATTGCAGCAGAAGTACGGACTCGACATCGCGCCCGCCAATTTCATCGCCATCAGCGACGGCGGCGGACCGGCGACGGTGCAGGCGCTGAGCAACGGAACCGTCACCGCGGCCAACATCTTCAGCACCTCGCCGGCGATCGAGAAGAACAACCTCGTGGTGCTCGAAGACCCGGAGAACGTCTTCCTCGCGGCCAATGTGGTGCCGCTGGTGGCCTCGCAGAAGATGTCGAATGAGCTCAAGACGGTGCTCGACGCCGTCAGCGCCAAGCTCACCACCGAGGCCCTGATCGAGTTGAACGGATCGGTGGAGGGGAACTCGGGTGTGGACCCCGACGAGGCCGCACAGAAATGGATCGCCGACAACGGATTCGACCAACCCCTGCCGGGGAAGTGA
- a CDS encoding LapA family protein — translation MTTDPNALPHESEQVHQPIGTSEPVPPPEDNVKFTRAAALWTSLIIGFLVLIVLLIFIAQNTDQGTFHFLGWNWTLPLGVALLLAAVGGGLLAVLVGAARIVQLRIAARKNLKAARRVT, via the coding sequence ATGACGACCGACCCGAACGCACTGCCGCACGAATCAGAGCAGGTGCACCAACCCATTGGCACGTCGGAGCCGGTCCCCCCGCCCGAGGACAATGTCAAGTTCACCAGGGCCGCGGCCCTGTGGACCTCCCTGATCATCGGTTTCCTGGTGCTGATCGTGCTGCTGATCTTCATCGCCCAGAACACCGATCAGGGCACCTTCCACTTCCTCGGCTGGAACTGGACCCTGCCGCTGGGTGTGGCGCTGCTACTGGCTGCGGTCGGCGGCGGGTTGCTCGCTGTTCTGGTGGGCGCGGCGCGCATCGTGCAGTTGCGTATCGCGGCGCGCAAGAACCTCAAAGCCGCCCGGCGCGTGACGTAG
- a CDS encoding phosphotransferase family protein → MTNLDGLDLDALDRHLRAEGIARAGDLRAELLSGGRSNLTFRVWDDESAWVLRRPPLHGLTPSAHDMAREYKVVAALAGTAVPVARAVTMRNDDSVLGAPFQMVENVDGNVVRSAAELEALQQAGGPGVIDGCVTSLITALADLHAVDPEAVGLADFGRAEGYLERQVRRWGSQWEHVRLTDDTRDGDVARLHSALAERIPASPRASIVHGDYRIDNTILDSSDPTVVRAVLDWELSTLGDPLSDAALMCVYRNPNFDDVLGMRAAWTSPLLPSADELAQRYALASGQELQNWDFYMALSYFKIAIIAAGIDFRAREAGDTHGGVGAAVAPLLAEGLKLI, encoded by the coding sequence GTGACCAATCTTGACGGCCTGGACCTCGACGCCCTCGATCGCCACCTTCGTGCCGAGGGCATCGCCCGCGCCGGTGACCTGCGCGCCGAACTGCTCTCCGGTGGACGGTCGAATCTGACCTTCCGGGTCTGGGATGACGAGTCCGCCTGGGTGCTGCGCCGTCCGCCGCTGCACGGTCTGACCCCGTCCGCCCACGACATGGCCCGCGAGTACAAGGTGGTCGCCGCACTGGCCGGGACCGCTGTGCCGGTGGCCCGGGCGGTCACCATGCGCAATGACGACTCCGTGCTGGGTGCACCGTTCCAGATGGTCGAGAACGTCGACGGCAACGTGGTGCGCAGCGCGGCGGAACTGGAGGCGCTGCAGCAGGCCGGCGGACCCGGGGTGATCGACGGGTGTGTGACGTCGTTGATCACCGCGCTGGCCGATCTGCATGCCGTCGATCCCGAGGCCGTCGGGCTCGCTGATTTCGGCCGCGCCGAGGGGTATCTGGAACGGCAGGTCCGGCGCTGGGGGTCGCAGTGGGAGCATGTGCGGCTCACCGACGACACCCGGGACGGTGATGTCGCCCGGCTGCATTCGGCTCTGGCGGAACGCATTCCGGCCAGCCCGCGGGCATCGATCGTGCACGGCGACTACCGCATCGACAACACCATCCTCGACTCCTCGGACCCCACGGTGGTCCGGGCGGTGCTCGACTGGGAGTTGTCCACACTCGGTGATCCGCTCTCGGACGCGGCCCTGATGTGTGTGTACCGCAACCCAAATTTCGACGATGTCCTCGGGATGCGCGCGGCATGGACATCGCCGCTGTTGCCCTCGGCAGACGAGCTGGCGCAGCGCTATGCCCTTGCCAGCGGGCAGGAGCTGCAGAACTGGGACTTCTACATGGCCCTGTCGTATTTCAAGATCGCCATCATCGCCGCGGGTATCGACTTCCGCGCCAGGGAGGCCGGCGATACCCACGGCGGTGTCGGTGCAGCGGTGGCTCCGCTGCTTGCCGAGGGACTGAAACTGATCTAG
- a CDS encoding histidine phosphatase family protein codes for MQLLLVRHALPLRSEPGAGSDPDLSGDGIAQAARLPAALARFRITRLVSSPQRRAQQTAQPVADALGLGVDIDERLAEYDYGLSHYTPIEQASKEDLQRLINGELPGDVDPHAFQSRIWAGIEDIVAGSGHDDTIALFSHGGVINAVVHRVMKTERLLSVQVDYAGVTRVLSSRSGRLSMAAINSTEHVWDLLPRNAQW; via the coding sequence GTGCAACTGCTTCTGGTCCGGCACGCGCTGCCGCTACGCAGCGAACCCGGTGCGGGTTCCGATCCCGACCTGTCCGGCGACGGCATCGCCCAGGCGGCCCGACTGCCCGCCGCGCTCGCCCGATTCCGGATCACCCGGCTGGTCAGCAGCCCGCAGCGGCGCGCGCAGCAGACCGCGCAGCCGGTGGCCGACGCGCTGGGGCTGGGCGTCGACATCGACGAGCGACTCGCCGAATACGACTACGGGTTGTCGCACTACACGCCGATCGAGCAGGCCTCGAAGGAGGATCTGCAGCGGTTGATCAACGGCGAGCTGCCCGGTGACGTCGATCCCCACGCGTTCCAGTCCCGGATCTGGGCGGGCATCGAGGACATCGTCGCCGGCTCGGGTCACGATGACACGATCGCACTGTTCAGCCATGGTGGCGTGATCAACGCGGTGGTGCACCGTGTCATGAAGACCGAGCGGTTGTTGTCCGTCCAGGTGGACTACGCGGGTGTCACCCGGGTGCTGTCCTCGCGCAGCGGCCGCCTGTCGATGGCGGCGATCAACAGCACCGAACACGTATGGGATCTGCTGCCGCGAAATGCGCAGTGGTAA
- a CDS encoding alkyl/aryl-sulfatase: MTAKPPSDVIAAANRAHRDTLPFEDDRDFADADRGFIGALEPCVVTGAGGKVVWDNDSYGFLAADAPDSVHPSLWRQSQLCIKQGLYEVVEGIYQVRGLDLSNISFIEGDTGVIVIDPLVSTETAAAALALYRAHRGERVVTAVIYTHSHVDHFGGVLGVTTQADVDAGRVQVLAPEGFVEHAVQENVYAGTAMTRRAAYMYGAVLARGPQGQVGCGLGQAPSLGEVAMIVPTIDVRSTGETHTVDGVQIEFQMAPGTEAPAEMHFYFPQFRALCMAENATHNLHNLLTLRGALVRDPHGWAGYLTEAIDSFADRTDVVFASHHWPTWGRENIVEYLSLQRDLYAYLHDQTLRQLNQGFTGIEIAETFRMPPALEKAWHTHGYYGSVSHNVKAVYQRYMGWFDGNPARLWQHPPEAAGPRYVEAMGGLDRVVEIARAAFDSGDYRWAATLLDHAIFTDQHHPAARELYADTLEQLAYGAENAVWRNFFLSGATELREGNFGTPTTTTAPTMIAQLSPEQIFDTLAISIDGPRAWDLDLTLDVTFVDLGADYRLTLRNGVLVHRRVAADPATATATVTFATKARLLAFAAGDRDSPGVEFTGDAGALGTLLGVLDRPDPNFDIVTP, encoded by the coding sequence ATGACCGCCAAGCCACCCAGCGATGTGATCGCCGCCGCCAACCGCGCGCACCGGGACACCCTGCCCTTCGAGGACGACCGCGATTTCGCGGACGCCGACCGTGGCTTCATCGGTGCGCTGGAACCCTGTGTGGTCACCGGAGCCGGCGGGAAGGTCGTGTGGGACAACGACAGTTACGGGTTCCTGGCGGCCGATGCGCCCGACAGCGTGCATCCCAGCCTATGGCGGCAATCGCAGCTCTGCATCAAACAGGGGCTCTATGAGGTGGTCGAGGGCATCTATCAGGTGCGCGGGCTCGACCTGTCCAACATCAGCTTCATCGAAGGTGACACCGGGGTCATCGTCATCGACCCGTTGGTGTCGACCGAAACCGCTGCGGCAGCCCTGGCGCTCTACCGAGCGCACCGCGGCGAGCGCGTCGTCACCGCGGTCATCTACACCCACAGCCATGTCGACCACTTCGGCGGCGTACTCGGGGTGACCACCCAGGCCGACGTCGACGCGGGCCGCGTGCAGGTGCTGGCGCCCGAGGGGTTCGTCGAACACGCCGTGCAGGAGAACGTGTATGCGGGCACGGCGATGACCCGCCGGGCGGCCTATATGTACGGTGCGGTGCTGGCGCGTGGGCCGCAGGGGCAGGTGGGTTGTGGTCTCGGGCAGGCGCCGTCGCTGGGCGAGGTGGCCATGATCGTCCCCACCATCGATGTGCGCAGTACCGGTGAGACCCACACCGTCGACGGTGTGCAGATCGAGTTCCAGATGGCCCCGGGTACCGAGGCCCCTGCCGAGATGCACTTCTATTTCCCACAATTCCGCGCGCTGTGCATGGCCGAGAATGCCACCCACAACCTGCACAACCTGCTCACCCTGCGCGGTGCCCTGGTACGTGATCCGCACGGCTGGGCCGGGTACCTGACCGAGGCCATCGACTCGTTCGCAGACCGCACCGACGTCGTCTTCGCCTCTCACCACTGGCCCACCTGGGGGCGCGAGAACATCGTGGAATACCTTTCGCTGCAACGGGATCTGTACGCCTATCTGCACGACCAGACGTTGCGGCAGCTGAACCAGGGATTCACCGGTATCGAGATCGCCGAGACCTTCCGGATGCCACCTGCGCTGGAAAAGGCCTGGCACACCCACGGGTACTACGGTTCGGTCAGCCACAACGTCAAGGCGGTCTACCAGCGCTACATGGGCTGGTTCGACGGCAACCCCGCCCGGCTCTGGCAGCATCCGCCCGAGGCGGCCGGCCCGCGCTATGTCGAGGCGATGGGCGGGCTCGACCGGGTGGTCGAGATCGCCCGCGCAGCCTTCGATTCGGGCGATTACCGTTGGGCGGCAACCCTGTTGGATCATGCCATCTTCACCGACCAACACCACCCGGCGGCGCGCGAGCTATATGCCGACACCCTCGAGCAGCTGGCCTACGGGGCCGAGAACGCGGTGTGGCGGAACTTCTTCCTCTCCGGGGCAACCGAGCTGCGGGAGGGCAACTTCGGTACCCCGACCACGACGACGGCGCCCACCATGATCGCCCAACTGAGCCCCGAGCAGATCTTCGACACCCTGGCCATCAGCATCGACGGACCGCGGGCCTGGGATCTGGACCTGACCCTGGACGTGACCTTCGTCGACCTGGGTGCCGACTACCGGCTGACTTTGCGCAACGGCGTGCTGGTGCACCGCCGCGTTGCCGCCGATCCGGCGACCGCGACGGCCACCGTCACCTTCGCGACGAAGGCCAGGCTGCTGGCCTTCGCCGCCGGCGACCGCGACTCCCCGGGGGTGGAGTTCACCGGCGATGCCGGGGCGCTGGGCACCCTGCTCGGGGTACTCGACCGGCCGGACCCGAACTTCGACATCGTCACCCCGTAG
- a CDS encoding metallophosphoesterase family protein, giving the protein MRLLLISDTHLPTRARDMPAEVWAAVDVADVVFHAGDWMEVALLDRLAERARRLVACWGNNDGDELRARLPERADVVLDGLRFTVTHETGAAAGRDNRMARAYPDTDVLVFGHSHIPWDATVDRPGGGTLRLLNPGSPTDRRRQPHCTYMTAELSDGALGPVALHKLVR; this is encoded by the coding sequence GTGCGGCTGCTGCTGATCTCCGACACCCATCTGCCCACCCGGGCGCGCGATATGCCGGCCGAGGTGTGGGCCGCGGTGGATGTGGCCGATGTCGTCTTCCACGCCGGGGATTGGATGGAGGTCGCCCTGCTGGACCGGTTGGCCGAGCGGGCGCGGCGGCTGGTCGCGTGCTGGGGCAACAATGACGGCGACGAACTGCGCGCGCGGCTACCGGAACGCGCCGATGTCGTCCTCGACGGGCTGCGCTTCACCGTGACGCACGAGACCGGTGCGGCGGCCGGGCGGGACAACCGCATGGCGCGGGCCTATCCCGATACCGACGTCCTGGTGTTCGGGCACAGCCACATCCCCTGGGATGCCACCGTCGACAGGCCGGGCGGTGGGACGCTGCGGTTACTCAATCCCGGCTCACCCACCGACCGCCGACGGCAGCCACATTGCACTTATATGACGGCCGAATTGTCCGACGGTGCGCTGGGCCCGGTGGCACTGCACAAACTGGTCCGTTAG